A single region of the Marinobacter nanhaiticus D15-8W genome encodes:
- the rlmD gene encoding 23S rRNA (uracil(1939)-C(5))-methyltransferase RlmD, whose protein sequence is MSKRRKRKALPVEPVSCDIEKLSHDGRGIAHRDGKIQFVDGALPGETVMAKYVGSRKTFDELRALDVLKASDERIDPPCEFADLCGGCSLQHMTPDAQIAFKENTLREHFAHFGGIEPEQWVTPMRSPELGYRRKARLGVRFVPKRDAVLVGFREKRNSFLTDIDRCVVMDPRIGDRITALRDLLYGMEAYNTIAQVEVACGDDIAAMVFRNMESLSGGDMEKLIQFGQAHDLHIYLQPKGPDTVHRIWPESRGSDDERLSYHLDEFDVTLKFHPMDFTQVNADINQAMVSQALAWLDPQQNERVLDLFCGLGNFTLPLSRRAGAVVGVEGDEAMVVRGRENAELNGLDNVRFHGANLQGDFTAESWAAEGFDKILIDPPRSGAQEVCEYVTAFGARRIVYVSCNPATLARDAGVLVAKGYRLVKAGVMDMFPHTTHVESMALFERQ, encoded by the coding sequence ATGAGTAAGAGACGAAAAAGAAAAGCGCTGCCTGTCGAACCGGTAAGCTGCGACATTGAAAAATTGAGCCACGATGGCCGCGGCATTGCTCACCGCGACGGCAAGATCCAGTTTGTCGACGGTGCGCTGCCGGGCGAGACCGTCATGGCGAAGTATGTCGGCAGCCGCAAGACCTTCGACGAACTACGGGCCCTCGACGTACTCAAGGCGTCGGACGAGCGCATCGATCCACCCTGCGAGTTTGCCGATCTCTGCGGCGGCTGCAGCCTGCAGCACATGACGCCGGATGCCCAGATCGCGTTCAAGGAGAATACCCTGCGTGAGCATTTTGCCCATTTTGGGGGCATCGAGCCCGAGCAGTGGGTCACGCCCATGCGTTCACCGGAGCTGGGTTATCGCCGCAAGGCGCGTCTGGGGGTGCGCTTCGTGCCCAAGCGCGATGCGGTGCTGGTCGGATTTCGTGAGAAGCGCAACAGCTTCCTGACCGATATCGATCGTTGCGTGGTGATGGATCCCCGGATTGGCGATCGCATTACGGCGCTGCGTGACTTGCTCTATGGGATGGAAGCCTATAACACCATTGCCCAGGTGGAAGTGGCCTGTGGCGACGACATTGCGGCGATGGTGTTCCGCAATATGGAAAGCCTGTCCGGCGGGGATATGGAGAAACTGATCCAGTTCGGTCAGGCGCATGATTTGCATATCTATCTGCAGCCCAAGGGACCGGATACCGTGCACCGGATCTGGCCCGAGAGCCGCGGCTCCGATGACGAGCGTCTGAGTTATCACCTGGATGAATTCGACGTGACGCTGAAATTCCACCCTATGGACTTCACCCAGGTCAATGCCGACATCAACCAGGCCATGGTCTCACAGGCTTTGGCGTGGCTGGATCCGCAGCAGAACGAACGGGTGTTGGACCTGTTCTGCGGTCTGGGAAACTTTACGTTGCCGCTATCGCGCCGCGCTGGCGCCGTTGTGGGCGTGGAGGGAGACGAGGCCATGGTGGTTCGCGGCCGAGAGAATGCGGAACTCAACGGGCTGGACAATGTCAGGTTCCACGGCGCCAACCTGCAGGGGGATTTTACCGCCGAGTCCTGGGCGGCCGAAGGTTTCGACAAGATCCTGATCGACCCGCCGCGCTCGGGTGCCCAAGAGGTCTGCGAATACGTGACAGCCTTTGGGGCACGCCGCATCGTCTACGTGTCGTGTAATCCCGCGACGCTTGCCCGGGATGCGGGCGTGTTGGTCGCCAAGGGCTATCGCCTGGTGAAGGCCGGGGTCATGGATATGTTCCCCCATACCACCCACGTGGAATCGATGGCTTTGTTTGAACGTCAATAA
- the cysM gene encoding cysteine synthase CysM: MHFPTIEDYVGHTPLVRLQRLPGDTSNVILAKLEGNNPAGSVKDRPAISMIQEAERRGDIKPGDTLIEATSGNTGIALAMAAAIKGYRMVLIMPANMSEERRASMRAYGAEIVTVSKEQGMEGARDLAAQMEQEGKGRVLDQFANGDNPLAHYRTTGPELWEQTSGRITHFVSSMGTTGTIMGVSRYLKERNPDIRIIGLQPSEGSAIPGIRRWPREYLPKIYDETRVDQVLDVNQQESEDTMRALAREEGIFCGVSSGGAIAAALKLSGQVENAVIVAIICDRGDRYLSTGVFPGA, encoded by the coding sequence ATGCATTTTCCTACCATTGAAGATTATGTCGGCCATACACCGTTGGTTCGGCTGCAGCGTTTGCCGGGCGACACTTCGAACGTGATCCTGGCGAAGCTCGAGGGCAATAACCCGGCCGGCTCGGTAAAGGATCGCCCGGCAATCAGCATGATCCAGGAAGCCGAGCGCCGTGGCGACATCAAGCCCGGTGACACGCTAATCGAAGCCACCAGCGGAAACACCGGTATCGCCCTGGCGATGGCAGCGGCGATTAAGGGTTATCGGATGGTCCTGATCATGCCGGCGAATATGAGCGAAGAGCGTCGGGCATCAATGCGGGCCTATGGTGCGGAGATCGTCACCGTGAGCAAGGAGCAGGGTATGGAAGGCGCCCGCGACCTGGCAGCCCAGATGGAGCAGGAAGGCAAGGGGCGGGTACTCGACCAGTTTGCCAATGGCGACAATCCGCTGGCCCATTACCGCACCACCGGTCCGGAACTTTGGGAGCAGACCAGCGGTCGTATCACCCATTTCGTCAGTTCCATGGGTACCACCGGTACGATCATGGGTGTATCGCGCTATCTGAAGGAGCGCAATCCGGATATCCGCATTATTGGCCTGCAACCGTCCGAAGGCTCAGCTATTCCCGGTATCCGTCGTTGGCCCAGGGAATACCTGCCGAAAATCTATGACGAAACACGCGTCGACCAGGTGCTGGACGTCAACCAGCAGGAGTCGGAAGACACCATGCGGGCGCTGGCCCGGGAAGAGGGCATCTTCTGCGGCGTATCGTCCGGCGGTGCCATTGCAGCTGCATTGAAGTTATCCGGGCAGGTTGAGAATGCTGTAATCGTCGCCATTATCTGTGACCGCGGCGACCGCTACCTGTCGACGGGGGTTTTCCCCGGCGCCTGA
- a CDS encoding response regulator, producing MRRWGIRKKVIFVTLVPTILTTLILGVFFTQSWVGNIEQLLHDRGESLSRQLAAASEYGMFTGNRSLLNNLSNALLEEQDVRSITFFNARGERLIHTGPSLSDEIGEENLTSNKTLTLPNESNSIFIAPVFLQDLMVDSMLEMESRRTAPSAVEPIGWAVVEMSHVRTDKERYKALLISLLLILGGIAMNVLIALRMSRNVTDPIFELNNAVAKLKEGRLDTRVHTNAGPEFEQLESGLNAMAQELSEAQAEMQQNIDQATEDLRETLETIEIQNIELDLARKEALEASRIKSEFLANMSHEIRTPLNGIIGFTELLLKTPVPQQQRDHLNTIRKSSEILLTIINDILDFSKIEAGKLILDRVPFALRDTIEDVMVMLAPAAHGKNLDLVPLIYSDVPDTILGDPLRVKQVITNLVNNAIKFTQTGEVVLRASLEEEDAEGYRVVIRFSVSDSGVGLSRAQQKSLFNAFSQADASTARQYGGTGLGLVISKRLVEEMGGQIGLESELGKGSTFWFTLSTEVARNAEPPAPRDGLQQERVVYLEQQKTTALSVIHMLRDWGMDVDEAKSPGDLLEKVEQAQYENRGYAVAMVGVTRHLLHSSQYRDLFHTLEVERDCRSLILTPTLEDQEGHLTQLSSGHIAKPVCRDRLYDELFMLIHGSPAADPTLPAVQDTDATAPRSSETPRVLAVDDNEANLKLVLTLLADCKVQAEGASSGFEALSKARQTRFDLVFMDLQMPGMDGLETTERLRHLDERSQPMPVIALTAHALSEEKDRLLRQGFDGYLAKPVSSQQLLDTLYRHTGYRYQDASRPEPTTRHDVRQRSIRPSSREKQLPCVDVEEGIRLAAGKADLAEELFSMLLEQVAFDRESIRKLLERGDGQELLERVHKLHGATRYCGVPELRNISERLETAIKRETDDQDDLTHSLVSAMERLLIWAEETEWQAMFRQRQGETLSDS from the coding sequence ATGCGACGCTGGGGCATTCGCAAGAAAGTCATTTTTGTCACACTGGTACCCACCATACTGACCACCCTGATCCTTGGGGTGTTCTTTACCCAAAGCTGGGTGGGCAACATCGAGCAGTTGCTCCATGATCGTGGTGAGTCCCTCTCCCGCCAACTCGCTGCGGCCTCTGAATACGGCATGTTTACCGGCAACCGCAGCCTGCTCAACAACCTGTCCAACGCACTGCTGGAAGAACAGGACGTCCGCTCAATCACCTTCTTCAATGCCCGCGGCGAGCGCCTGATCCATACCGGACCCAGCCTGTCGGATGAGATTGGCGAGGAAAACCTGACCTCCAACAAGACACTAACCCTGCCCAACGAGTCTAACTCCATCTTTATCGCACCGGTGTTCCTGCAGGACCTGATGGTCGACAGCATGCTGGAAATGGAATCGCGCCGGACGGCCCCCAGCGCCGTGGAGCCTATTGGCTGGGCGGTGGTCGAGATGTCCCACGTGCGTACGGACAAGGAGCGCTACAAGGCTTTGCTGATCAGCCTTTTGCTGATACTCGGCGGTATCGCCATGAATGTGCTGATCGCCCTGCGCATGAGCCGAAATGTGACGGACCCGATCTTCGAGCTGAACAACGCAGTCGCCAAGCTGAAGGAAGGCCGCCTGGACACCCGCGTGCACACCAACGCCGGCCCCGAGTTCGAACAACTGGAGTCAGGCCTTAACGCCATGGCCCAGGAGCTCAGCGAAGCCCAGGCGGAAATGCAGCAGAACATCGACCAGGCCACCGAGGACTTGCGGGAAACGCTTGAAACCATCGAGATCCAGAACATCGAGCTGGATCTGGCGCGGAAGGAGGCCTTGGAAGCCAGCCGCATCAAGTCGGAATTCCTGGCCAACATGTCCCACGAAATCCGCACACCGCTCAACGGAATTATCGGATTCACCGAACTCTTATTGAAGACGCCTGTCCCCCAGCAGCAGAGAGACCATCTCAACACCATCCGCAAGTCGTCGGAAATTCTGCTAACCATCATTAACGACATCCTCGATTTCTCCAAGATCGAGGCCGGCAAGCTGATACTCGACCGCGTGCCTTTCGCCCTGCGCGACACCATCGAAGATGTCATGGTGATGCTGGCACCGGCAGCACACGGCAAGAACCTGGACCTGGTACCGCTGATCTACAGTGACGTGCCGGATACGATATTGGGCGATCCGCTGCGCGTGAAGCAGGTCATCACCAACCTGGTCAACAATGCCATCAAGTTCACCCAGACCGGCGAAGTCGTTCTGCGCGCCAGCCTGGAAGAGGAGGACGCCGAGGGCTATCGCGTGGTCATACGCTTCAGCGTCAGCGACTCCGGCGTCGGCCTTTCCCGAGCCCAGCAGAAGTCCCTGTTCAACGCCTTCAGTCAGGCAGATGCCTCGACCGCGCGTCAATATGGCGGTACCGGGCTTGGGCTGGTAATTTCCAAACGACTGGTTGAGGAGATGGGCGGTCAGATCGGGTTGGAGAGCGAACTGGGCAAAGGCTCCACGTTCTGGTTTACCCTCTCCACCGAGGTCGCCCGCAATGCCGAGCCGCCCGCACCCCGGGACGGCCTCCAGCAGGAACGTGTGGTTTACCTCGAACAGCAAAAGACCACAGCACTGTCCGTCATCCATATGCTGCGGGATTGGGGCATGGACGTGGACGAAGCCAAATCCCCGGGTGATTTGCTTGAGAAGGTGGAGCAGGCCCAATATGAAAACCGTGGCTATGCCGTGGCCATGGTCGGCGTTACCCGACACCTGCTGCATTCCAGCCAGTACCGGGACCTGTTCCATACCCTGGAAGTGGAACGCGACTGCCGTAGCCTGATCCTGACACCCACGCTGGAAGATCAGGAAGGCCACCTCACCCAGCTTTCCAGCGGCCACATTGCCAAACCGGTTTGTCGCGACCGGCTTTACGACGAGCTCTTCATGCTGATCCATGGTTCCCCGGCCGCCGATCCAACACTGCCTGCAGTACAGGATACCGACGCAACGGCGCCGCGCTCCAGCGAAACACCCCGGGTGCTTGCGGTGGACGACAACGAGGCCAACCTGAAGCTGGTGCTGACGCTGCTGGCGGACTGCAAGGTACAGGCCGAAGGCGCCTCCAGTGGATTCGAGGCCCTGAGCAAGGCGCGCCAGACCCGTTTCGATCTGGTATTCATGGATCTGCAGATGCCGGGAATGGATGGCCTCGAGACCACCGAGCGCCTGCGCCACCTCGACGAACGCAGCCAGCCCATGCCGGTTATTGCACTGACAGCCCATGCCCTGTCCGAGGAAAAGGATCGCCTCCTGCGCCAGGGCTTCGATGGCTATTTGGCGAAGCCGGTCAGCAGCCAGCAACTGCTGGATACCCTCTACCGACACACCGGCTACCGCTACCAGGACGCAAGTCGACCCGAGCCGACCACCCGGCATGACGTGCGACAACGCAGCATCCGGCCTTCCAGCCGGGAAAAGCAGCTCCCCTGCGTCGACGTTGAAGAAGGCATCCGCCTCGCGGCCGGAAAGGCAGATCTGGCGGAGGAACTGTTCAGCATGCTGCTGGAACAGGTGGCGTTTGACCGGGAGAGCATCCGGAAATTGCTGGAACGCGGCGATGGCCAGGAGCTCCTGGAGCGCGTCCACAAACTGCATGGCGCGACGCGCTATTGCGGCGTGCCGGAACTCCGAAATATCTCCGAGCGCCTGGAGACGGCCATCAAGCGTGAAACTGACGACCAGGACGACCTGACCCACTCCCTGGTCTCAGCCATGGAGCGATTGCTGATCTGGGCTGAAGAAACCGAATGGCAGGCCATGTTCAGGCAACGGCAGGGCGAGACCCTCAGCGATTCCTGA
- the pdxJ gene encoding pyridoxine 5'-phosphate synthase, translating to MKPRVLLGVNVDHVATLRQSRGTRYPDPVQAALLAEEAGADGITIHPREDRRHIQDRDVMLMREMLNTKMNLEMAVTDAMLAFAEQVRPQCVCLVPEKREELTTEGGLDVAGQEEKVAKACERLAAIGAEVSLFIDADKDQIDAAVRCGAPVIEIHTGHYAEADNPAEVDLAFLKVADGVEYARKKGLIVNAGHGLHYHNTERVAAIPGINELNIGHAIIARALFTGIKEAVRDMRAILDRAHQE from the coding sequence ATGAAACCTAGAGTGCTGCTTGGTGTGAACGTTGACCACGTGGCTACCCTGCGCCAGTCTCGGGGGACCCGCTATCCCGATCCGGTCCAGGCGGCCCTGCTTGCCGAGGAGGCCGGCGCGGACGGAATCACGATCCACCCGCGGGAAGACCGTCGCCATATCCAGGATCGCGACGTGATGTTGATGCGCGAGATGCTCAATACCAAGATGAACCTGGAAATGGCAGTGACCGACGCCATGCTGGCCTTCGCCGAACAAGTGCGCCCCCAGTGCGTGTGTCTGGTTCCGGAGAAGCGTGAGGAGCTGACCACCGAAGGTGGCCTCGACGTGGCCGGCCAGGAAGAAAAGGTCGCCAAGGCTTGTGAGCGCTTGGCGGCTATTGGCGCCGAAGTGTCACTGTTTATCGATGCGGACAAGGACCAGATCGATGCCGCAGTGCGTTGCGGTGCACCGGTGATCGAGATCCACACCGGCCACTACGCGGAGGCGGACAACCCCGCCGAGGTGGATCTCGCGTTCCTGAAGGTGGCCGATGGCGTGGAGTATGCTCGCAAGAAAGGTTTGATCGTCAACGCTGGCCACGGTTTGCATTACCATAATACTGAGCGGGTCGCGGCCATTCCTGGAATAAATGAGCTGAATATCGGTCACGCCATTATTGCCCGGGCACTCTTTACCGGAATTAAGGAAGCGGTACGGGATATGCGGGCGATCCTGGATCGGGCGCACCAGGAGTAA
- the recO gene encoding DNA repair protein RecO, which translates to MTDRVEQEPGYVLHRRNYRETSLMVDLFTLNHGRLTVISRGANSPKSPLKAQLQPFQPMLLSWQGRSDLKTLTSAESRLGPNLSRTERLYCGLYLNELLQRLLPPQEPHQTLFAQYIETLDELASAHEFEPTLRRFEARLVEALGYGFDWGMATDSGRAVLSGQHYYYDPEQGVVETSSPNSLLQGLRGDVLLGLSDQRLDTPDARRTAKRVMRVLIDHLLQGRELHSRALFTRWRGDKDET; encoded by the coding sequence ATGACGGACAGGGTCGAACAGGAGCCCGGCTACGTGCTCCATCGACGCAACTATCGCGAAACCAGTCTGATGGTGGACCTGTTCACCCTGAACCACGGCCGCCTGACGGTGATATCCCGTGGTGCGAATAGCCCCAAGAGTCCGCTCAAAGCCCAGCTCCAGCCGTTCCAGCCTATGTTGTTGTCCTGGCAGGGGCGTTCCGACCTGAAAACCCTGACCTCCGCCGAGAGCCGTCTTGGCCCCAATCTCAGTCGCACCGAACGGTTGTACTGCGGACTCTACCTGAACGAGTTGTTGCAACGACTCCTGCCACCTCAGGAGCCGCATCAGACCCTGTTTGCCCAATACATCGAGACCCTCGACGAGCTGGCTTCGGCGCACGAGTTTGAGCCGACATTGCGTCGTTTCGAGGCCAGGCTGGTCGAAGCCCTCGGTTACGGGTTCGACTGGGGAATGGCCACGGATTCCGGACGCGCGGTGTTATCCGGCCAACACTACTACTATGATCCGGAGCAGGGCGTGGTTGAAACGTCGAGCCCCAATAGTCTCTTGCAGGGGCTCCGTGGCGACGTCCTGCTGGGGCTGTCGGACCAGCGTCTGGATACTCCGGATGCCCGGCGCACGGCCAAGCGCGTTATGCGCGTATTGATAGATCATTTACTTCAGGGGCGCGAGTTACACAGTCGCGCCCTGTTTACCCGTTGGCGAGGAGATAAAGATGAAACCTAG
- the era gene encoding GTPase Era, producing the protein MIDPTQPDNPDSRCGFVAIVGRPNVGKSTLLNHILGQKLSITSRKPQTTRHQVLGIKTRGDVQAIYVDTPGMHEDEPRALNRYMNRAASSALVDVDVVVFVVDQNHWTTADDMVLQKLEQVKAPVILAVNKVDKLAKREALLPHLESLAQKREFTEIIPLSALRGQNLAPLEEAVDRLLPVSVHFYPDDQITDRSQRFLGAEIVREKITRQLGAELPYSVAVEIEEFKQEGKTLHIAALILVEREGQKKIIIGDKGERIRQIGQDARIDMEKLFDSKVMLRLWVKVKKGWADSDRALKSLGMNDF; encoded by the coding sequence ATGATAGATCCTACCCAGCCGGACAATCCGGACAGCCGTTGCGGTTTCGTTGCCATCGTTGGACGGCCGAATGTCGGCAAGTCCACGTTGCTGAACCATATCCTCGGCCAGAAACTCAGTATTACCTCGCGCAAGCCCCAGACCACGCGTCACCAGGTACTGGGCATCAAGACCCGTGGCGACGTGCAGGCCATCTACGTGGATACGCCCGGCATGCACGAGGACGAGCCGCGGGCGCTCAATCGTTACATGAACCGGGCAGCCTCGTCAGCCCTGGTCGATGTCGACGTGGTGGTTTTCGTGGTCGACCAGAACCATTGGACCACTGCTGACGATATGGTTTTGCAGAAGCTCGAGCAGGTGAAGGCGCCGGTCATACTGGCAGTCAACAAGGTCGACAAGCTGGCCAAGCGGGAAGCACTGCTGCCGCACCTGGAATCGCTGGCCCAGAAACGCGAGTTTACCGAAATCATTCCGCTGTCGGCCTTACGTGGCCAGAATCTCGCACCGCTCGAAGAAGCGGTGGATCGCCTGCTGCCCGTTAGCGTCCATTTCTATCCGGACGACCAGATCACCGATCGCTCCCAGCGCTTCCTTGGGGCAGAAATCGTCCGCGAGAAAATCACCCGCCAACTGGGCGCCGAGCTACCCTACTCCGTGGCTGTGGAGATCGAGGAGTTCAAACAGGAAGGTAAGACGCTGCATATCGCTGCATTGATCCTGGTTGAGCGTGAGGGGCAGAAGAAGATCATTATCGGTGACAAGGGCGAGCGCATTCGCCAGATTGGCCAGGACGCGCGGATCGACATGGAAAAGTTATTCGACAGCAAGGTGATGCTGCGTCTCTGGGTCAAAGTGAAAAAGGGGTGGGCGGATAGTGACCGGGCGCTGAAAAGCCTGGGCATGAACGATTTCTGA
- the rnc gene encoding ribonuclease III, giving the protein MRVSEIELGRLQKRLGYQFRNPELLTLALTHRSHGTQNNERLEFLGDSIVNMVIAEHLYRNFENAREGQLSRLRARMVKGVTLAEIGREFHLGDYLRMGSGELKSGGFRRDSILADAVESVIGAIYLDSDFHTCRARVLDWFTERLERLDLQDTQKDPKTRLQEYLQSRQYPLPRYDVISVEGEAHAQTFHVECALPSLDRKTTGVGGSRRVAEQQAARNALKSLGVETN; this is encoded by the coding sequence GTGAGGGTAAGTGAGATCGAACTTGGCCGGCTTCAGAAACGCCTGGGCTACCAGTTCCGCAATCCGGAGCTGTTGACCCTTGCGCTGACCCACCGAAGCCATGGCACCCAGAATAACGAACGTCTGGAGTTCCTGGGCGACTCGATTGTGAACATGGTGATCGCCGAGCATCTGTACCGCAATTTCGAGAATGCCCGGGAAGGCCAACTCAGCCGCCTGCGTGCGCGTATGGTCAAGGGCGTAACCCTGGCCGAGATCGGCCGTGAGTTCCATTTGGGCGACTACCTGCGGATGGGTTCGGGAGAGCTGAAGAGCGGTGGCTTCCGGCGCGATTCAATCCTCGCCGATGCCGTCGAATCCGTTATTGGCGCCATTTATCTCGACAGCGATTTTCATACCTGCCGGGCGCGGGTGCTGGACTGGTTCACCGAACGCCTTGAGCGCCTGGATCTGCAGGATACCCAGAAAGATCCAAAAACCCGCCTGCAGGAATATTTGCAGTCCCGCCAGTATCCGTTGCCACGTTATGACGTCATATCCGTGGAGGGTGAGGCCCATGCGCAGACCTTTCACGTGGAATGTGCGTTGCCCTCCCTGGATCGCAAGACAACCGGCGTCGGCGGCAGCCGCCGGGTTGCCGAGCAGCAGGCCGCCCGTAATGCCCTGAAGTCACTGGGCGTGGAGACTAATTGA
- a CDS encoding DUF4845 domain-containing protein — translation MKNQRGASTLGILIAVLFFGSLITLAIKLGPIYLDDITIQEAIESLDKTEDLGQLRPTDVRSLIRKRLSVNNVDNFDEKQIEIKKDGEMVLINLEYEVRTDLFQNVDAVVHFNHAYEMRGQ, via the coding sequence ATGAAGAACCAACGTGGCGCTTCCACTCTGGGCATTCTCATCGCAGTACTCTTTTTCGGCAGTCTGATTACGCTGGCGATCAAGCTGGGTCCTATCTACCTTGATGACATCACCATCCAGGAAGCTATCGAAAGCCTGGACAAGACCGAGGATCTCGGGCAATTGCGACCCACGGACGTGCGCTCGCTGATCCGTAAGCGCCTGAGCGTGAACAACGTCGACAACTTCGACGAAAAGCAGATCGAGATCAAGAAAGACGGTGAAATGGTGCTGATCAACCTCGAGTATGAGGTGCGCACCGACCTGTTCCAGAATGTGGACGCGGTTGTCCACTTCAATCATGCCTACGAGATGAGAGGCCAGTGA
- the lepB gene encoding signal peptidase I — translation MDIDFPLILVTLTFATGLIWLGDRLFLRARREARFSQSSQATAGVAGDAAEEKEEPKEPYLVDLSRSFFPVLAIVLVLRSFLVEPFQIPSGSMLPTLQVGDFILVNKFAYGLRLPVAGTKIADIGNPERGDVMVFKYPKDGETNYIKRVIGLPGDTVTYRDHTLYINGQEVPKDFVATLPPVQLFQENLSGVEHQILNNLGPGNPGGEGQWRIPEHEYFVMGDNRDNSNDSRYWGTVPDELVVGKAFAIWMHLGDNWIPSFDRVGLIE, via the coding sequence ATGGATATCGATTTTCCCCTGATCCTCGTCACCCTGACGTTTGCCACTGGTTTGATCTGGCTGGGTGACAGGCTCTTCCTGCGCGCGCGTCGCGAAGCCCGCTTCTCGCAGTCGTCCCAGGCGACAGCCGGTGTAGCGGGCGACGCAGCCGAAGAAAAAGAGGAGCCGAAGGAACCTTATCTGGTCGACCTGAGCCGCTCCTTTTTTCCGGTACTGGCGATTGTTCTCGTATTGCGTTCCTTCCTGGTCGAACCCTTCCAGATTCCATCCGGTTCCATGCTGCCCACCCTTCAGGTGGGTGATTTCATCCTGGTCAATAAGTTCGCCTACGGCTTGCGCCTGCCGGTAGCCGGTACCAAAATTGCCGACATCGGCAATCCCGAACGTGGCGATGTCATGGTGTTCAAGTATCCCAAGGACGGCGAGACCAACTATATTAAACGGGTTATCGGGTTGCCGGGTGACACAGTGACCTATCGTGACCACACGCTCTACATCAATGGACAGGAAGTGCCCAAGGACTTTGTCGCGACACTGCCGCCGGTCCAGCTGTTCCAGGAGAATCTCAGCGGCGTCGAGCACCAGATCCTGAATAATCTCGGACCGGGCAATCCCGGCGGTGAAGGTCAGTGGAGAATTCCCGAGCACGAATACTTCGTCATGGGGGACAACCGCGACAATAGCAACGACAGCCGTTACTGGGGCACCGTCCCGGACGAGCTGGTGGTCGGCAAGGCCTTCGCCATCTGGATGCATCTGGGCGACAACTGGATTCCAAGCTTCGATCGTGTGGGGCTTATCGAGTAA